A DNA window from Rhizobium jaguaris contains the following coding sequences:
- a CDS encoding MarR family winged helix-turn-helix transcriptional regulator, whose product MSSRIDTDSLAFLVADCARLMRAAFERRIMAAGLGLTAGEARTLIQVAAVNGSRQLDIATRMGLEPMTVSAFLDKLQARGLIERQPDPLDRRAKRIVLSEAAGAKLKQIGCEICAVEKDAMQGFDHCLQDDLHHALRTFRSNLQNAEVPAEMERELRAVE is encoded by the coding sequence ATGAGCAGCAGGATAGATACGGATTCACTTGCCTTTCTTGTGGCGGATTGCGCCCGACTAATGCGAGCTGCATTCGAACGGCGCATTATGGCTGCCGGACTCGGTTTGACGGCAGGTGAAGCGCGCACGCTTATCCAGGTCGCCGCCGTCAACGGCAGCCGTCAGCTCGACATCGCCACACGCATGGGGCTGGAGCCGATGACGGTCAGCGCCTTTCTCGACAAATTGCAGGCGCGCGGCCTGATCGAGCGTCAGCCCGATCCGCTCGACCGTCGTGCCAAGCGCATCGTGTTGTCGGAAGCGGCGGGCGCCAAGCTGAAGCAGATCGGTTGCGAGATTTGCGCGGTGGAAAAGGATGCAATGCAAGGCTTCGACCACTGCCTGCAGGATGATTTGCATCATGCGCTCCGCACCTTCCGCAGCAATCTGCAGAACGCGGAGGTGCCGGCAGAGATGGAACGGGAATTGAGGGCCGTCGAGTAG
- a CDS encoding SDR family NAD(P)-dependent oxidoreductase, translating to MTDIQEIFKKANVAVITGGASGIGLAAAKYFAKLGMSVAIADLGRDRLAAARAELVAIAGDDQVMAVETDVAHKEQLEALERAVLQHFGRVHVLMNNAGIGPETSIFSSQPGWDNILGVNLLGVINGTRVFGPGMLAHGKPGLIINTGSKQGITTPPGNPAYNVSKAGVKVFTEALQHELRNTAGAKISAHLLIPGFVFTGLTKGDRQEKPAGAWTPEQTVDFMVESLKRGDFYILCPDNDVARPTDERRMLWAAGDIIENRPPLSRWHPDYADKFKAFLEKKD from the coding sequence GTGACTGATATTCAAGAGATTTTCAAGAAGGCCAACGTTGCCGTCATCACCGGCGGCGCCTCCGGCATCGGGCTTGCGGCGGCGAAATATTTCGCAAAGCTCGGCATGAGCGTCGCCATCGCCGATCTCGGCCGCGATCGGCTAGCCGCCGCACGCGCCGAGCTCGTAGCGATCGCCGGCGACGACCAGGTCATGGCCGTGGAGACTGACGTTGCTCATAAGGAACAGTTGGAAGCCCTCGAACGTGCCGTCCTGCAGCATTTCGGCCGGGTGCATGTGCTGATGAACAATGCCGGCATCGGGCCGGAAACCTCGATCTTCAGCTCGCAGCCCGGCTGGGACAACATTCTTGGTGTCAATCTTTTGGGGGTCATCAACGGTACGCGCGTTTTCGGACCGGGCATGCTGGCCCATGGGAAGCCGGGCCTGATTATCAACACCGGTTCGAAGCAGGGCATTACCACGCCGCCCGGCAACCCGGCCTATAACGTCTCAAAGGCGGGTGTGAAGGTCTTCACCGAGGCGCTGCAGCACGAGCTGCGCAACACCGCAGGCGCCAAGATTTCCGCGCATCTCCTGATCCCCGGCTTCGTCTTCACCGGCCTCACCAAGGGCGATCGCCAGGAAAAGCCGGCGGGAGCCTGGACGCCGGAACAGACGGTCGATTTCATGGTGGAGAGCCTCAAGCGCGGCGACTTCTACATCCTCTGCCCGGACAATGATGTTGCGCGGCCGACGGACGAGCGCCGCATGCTCTGGGCCGCCGGCGATATCATCGAAAACCGCCCGCCGCTGTCGCGCTGGCATCCCGACTATGCCGACAAGTTCAAGGCATTCCTGGAAAAGAAGGATTGA
- the rlmN gene encoding 23S rRNA (adenine(2503)-C(2))-methyltransferase RlmN — protein MSAIDVMTSPKLKPMPVSQPVELSPKPSLIGMTREEMGAALKEKGVADKQIKMRVSQLWNWIYVRGVSDFDAMANVSKDMREMLKTHFTIARPEIVEEQVSNDGTRKWLLRFPPRGAGRPVEVETVYIPEEGRGTLCISSQVGCSLTCSFCHTGTQRLVRNLTAEEILSQLLLARDRLGDFPDREAPQGTVMPAEGRKVSNIVMMGMGEPLYNFESVKTALLIASDGDGLSLSKRRITLSTSGVVPEIYRTGDEIGVMLAISLHAVRDDLRDMLVPINKKYPLKELMDACRAYPGLSNARRITFEYVMLKGVNDSLEDAKGLVQLLKGIPAKINLIPFNPWPGTNYQCSDWEQIEKFADFINAAGYASPIRTPRGRDILAACGQLKSESERMRKTERLAFEAMMIANHGED, from the coding sequence ATGTCCGCGATCGATGTCATGACCTCACCCAAGCTGAAGCCGATGCCCGTGTCGCAGCCGGTCGAGCTTTCGCCGAAACCGTCGCTGATCGGCATGACGCGCGAGGAAATGGGTGCGGCACTCAAGGAAAAGGGCGTCGCCGACAAGCAGATCAAGATGCGCGTCAGCCAGCTTTGGAACTGGATCTATGTGCGCGGCGTCTCCGATTTCGATGCCATGGCGAATGTCTCCAAGGACATGCGCGAAATGCTGAAGACGCATTTCACCATCGCTCGCCCGGAGATCGTCGAGGAACAGGTTTCCAACGACGGCACCCGCAAATGGCTGCTGCGCTTCCCGCCGCGCGGAGCCGGCCGGCCGGTCGAAGTGGAAACGGTCTACATTCCGGAAGAGGGCCGCGGCACGCTCTGCATTTCCAGCCAGGTCGGCTGTTCGCTCACCTGTTCGTTCTGTCACACCGGTACGCAGCGCCTCGTCCGTAACCTGACGGCGGAGGAGATTCTGTCGCAATTGCTTCTCGCGCGTGACCGGCTTGGCGATTTTCCGGACCGTGAGGCGCCGCAAGGGACGGTCATGCCCGCCGAGGGCCGCAAGGTCAGCAACATCGTGATGATGGGTATGGGCGAACCGCTCTACAATTTCGAGAGCGTCAAGACGGCGCTGCTGATCGCCTCCGATGGCGATGGCCTGTCGCTCTCCAAGCGCCGCATCACGCTTTCCACATCCGGCGTCGTGCCCGAAATCTACCGCACCGGCGACGAGATCGGCGTTATGTTGGCAATCTCGCTGCACGCGGTGCGTGATGACCTGCGCGATATGCTGGTGCCGATCAACAAGAAATATCCGCTGAAGGAGCTGATGGATGCCTGCCGCGCCTATCCCGGCCTTTCGAATGCCCGGCGCATCACCTTCGAATATGTGATGCTGAAGGGTGTCAACGACAGCCTCGAAGATGCCAAGGGCCTGGTCCAGCTTCTGAAAGGCATTCCGGCCAAGATCAATCTCATCCCGTTCAATCCGTGGCCGGGCACGAATTACCAATGCTCCGACTGGGAGCAAATAGAGAAGTTTGCCGATTTCATCAATGCGGCCGGCTACGCCTCGCCGATCCGCACACCGCGCGGCCGCGATATCCTCGCCGCCTGCGGCCAGTTGAAGTCGGAATCGGAGCGCATGCGCAAGACCGAACGCCTGGCCTTCGAAGCGATGATGATCGCCAACCACGGCGAGGATTGA
- a CDS encoding LysE family translocator: protein MDFIPSLPTLLAFSAASLLLAMTPGPDMTLSISRALAQGKKAALFVVLGTSLGIVVHTFLVAFGVSALITASPLAFTILKTGGAAYLLWLAIQAIRFGSSLSVKKVDEARGTPLTNVSTGFWVNLLNPKVIIFFMTFLPQFVTAGDPAVTHKLLFLGFFFILIGMPVNTIVVLAADGLASWLQKNRSVMRGLDYTFASVFSIFAVKIFLTHSR from the coding sequence ATGGACTTCATTCCCAGCCTGCCGACCCTTCTCGCCTTTTCGGCAGCAAGCCTGCTGCTGGCGATGACGCCCGGCCCCGATATGACCCTGTCGATCAGCCGTGCCTTGGCGCAGGGCAAGAAGGCAGCACTTTTCGTGGTCCTCGGCACCAGTCTCGGCATCGTCGTCCACACATTCCTGGTGGCTTTCGGCGTTTCAGCGTTGATTACCGCATCGCCGCTTGCCTTCACCATTCTGAAAACCGGCGGCGCCGCCTACCTGCTGTGGCTGGCGATCCAGGCGATCCGTTTCGGTTCCAGCCTATCGGTCAAGAAGGTCGACGAGGCCAGGGGCACGCCGCTCACCAACGTCTCGACCGGCTTCTGGGTTAATCTGCTGAATCCGAAAGTCATCATCTTCTTCATGACCTTCCTGCCGCAGTTCGTCACGGCGGGCGATCCGGCCGTCACGCACAAGCTCCTGTTCCTGGGCTTCTTCTTCATCCTGATCGGCATGCCGGTCAACACGATCGTCGTCCTCGCCGCTGATGGCCTGGCTTCCTGGCTGCAGAAGAACCGCAGCGTGATGCGTGGCCTCGACTATACCTTTGCCAGCGTCTTTTCGATCTTCGCGGTGAAGATCTTCCTCACCCATTCCCGTTGA
- a CDS encoding 4a-hydroxytetrahydrobiopterin dehydratase has translation MKYEKLEPAAIDENVAGLSGWTLAADRLSISKSFKFRNFVEAFGFMTEAALAAEKFNHHPEWFNVYSRVDVTLTTHDANGLTEQDIKLAKAMEKAAARRAD, from the coding sequence ATGAAATACGAAAAGCTGGAACCGGCGGCAATCGATGAAAACGTCGCTGGGCTCAGCGGCTGGACTTTGGCGGCCGACCGGCTGTCGATTTCGAAGAGCTTCAAATTCCGCAATTTCGTCGAAGCCTTCGGCTTTATGACCGAGGCAGCCCTGGCGGCGGAGAAGTTCAATCATCATCCCGAATGGTTCAACGTCTACTCCCGCGTCGACGTGACATTGACGACGCATGACGCCAATGGCCTGACGGAGCAGGACATCAAACTCGCCAAAGCGATGGAAAAGGCGGCGGCGCGGCGCGCCGATTGA
- a CDS encoding argininosuccinate synthase: MASHKDVKKVVLAYSGGLDTSIILKWLQTELGAEVVTFTADLGQGEELEPARKKAEMLGIKEIYIEDVREEFVRDFVFPMFRANAVYEGVYLLGTSIARPLISKHLIDIARKTGADAIAHGATGKGNDQVRFELSAYALNPDIKIIAPWRDWSFKSRTDLLEFAEKHQIPVAKDKKGEAPFSVDANLLHSSSEGKVLEDPSQEAPEYVHMRTISPEAAPDKATVIKVGFEKGDAVSINGQRMSPATLLATLNDYGRDNGIGRLDLVENRYVGMKSRGVYETPGGTILLAAHRAIESITLDRGAAHLKDELMPRYAELIYYGFWFSPEREMLQALIDKSQEHVEGEVTLKLYKGNVMVIGRESPKSLYSDKLVTFEDDQGAYDQKDAAGFIKLNALRLRTLGKRNLLK, encoded by the coding sequence ATGGCATCACATAAAGACGTGAAGAAAGTCGTTCTCGCCTATTCCGGCGGTCTCGACACCTCGATTATCCTGAAGTGGCTGCAGACGGAGCTCGGCGCCGAAGTCGTCACCTTCACCGCCGATCTCGGTCAGGGCGAAGAGCTGGAGCCAGCGCGCAAGAAGGCCGAGATGCTCGGCATCAAGGAGATCTATATCGAGGACGTGCGCGAGGAATTCGTGCGCGATTTCGTCTTCCCGATGTTCCGTGCCAATGCCGTTTATGAAGGCGTCTATTTGCTCGGCACGTCCATCGCGCGCCCGCTGATCTCCAAGCATCTGATCGATATTGCCCGCAAGACCGGGGCCGATGCGATCGCCCATGGTGCGACCGGCAAGGGTAACGACCAGGTTCGCTTCGAGCTGTCGGCCTACGCGCTGAACCCCGACATCAAGATCATCGCCCCGTGGCGCGATTGGTCGTTCAAGAGCCGCACCGACCTGCTCGAATTCGCTGAGAAACACCAGATCCCGGTCGCGAAGGACAAGAAGGGCGAAGCGCCGTTCTCGGTCGATGCCAACCTGCTGCACTCCTCGTCTGAGGGCAAGGTTCTGGAAGATCCGTCGCAGGAAGCGCCGGAATATGTACACATGCGCACGATTTCACCGGAGGCCGCTCCCGACAAGGCAACCGTCATCAAGGTCGGCTTCGAAAAGGGTGATGCGGTTTCGATCAATGGTCAGCGCATGAGCCCGGCAACGCTGCTTGCGACGCTCAACGATTACGGCCGTGACAACGGCATCGGCCGCCTCGATCTCGTCGAGAACCGCTATGTCGGCATGAAATCGCGCGGCGTCTACGAAACCCCCGGCGGCACGATCCTGCTCGCCGCCCACCGCGCCATCGAATCCATCACGCTCGATCGCGGCGCCGCTCACCTCAAGGATGAGCTGATGCCGCGTTACGCCGAGCTGATCTACTACGGCTTCTGGTTCTCGCCGGAACGCGAAATGCTGCAGGCGCTGATCGACAAGAGCCAGGAGCATGTCGAAGGCGAAGTGACGCTGAAGCTCTACAAGGGCAACGTCATGGTCATTGGCCGCGAAAGCCCGAAGTCGCTTTATTCCGACAAGCTGGTGACCTTCGAAGACGATCAGGGTGCCTACGACCAGAAGGATGCGGCTGGCTTCATTAAGCTCAATGCTCTGCGTCTGCGCACGCTCGGCAAACGCAATCTGTTGAAATAA
- a CDS encoding M3 family metallopeptidase, with protein MSSQTAVNPALVEWTGHQGLPRFDAVKDSDFAPAFDAALAAHDAEIDAIADNGEAPTFANTVTALEIAGDELSRVSSLFWNRAGAHTNEVIQALEREIAPKMSRHYSKIGMNAALFARIDALWEAREDLGLTLEETRVLERHWKGFVKSGAKLPKAEQERLAKINETLAGLGAQFGQNVLADEKGWALILSEEADLAGLPDFLRDAMAAAARERGEEGKYAVTLSRSIIEPFLTSSERRDLREQAFKVWVARGANGSGTDNRNIIKETLALRAEKAKLLGYGNYAELKLDNTMAKTPEAVNQLLMAVWAKAAERAREEEGDIAALIAEEGRNHEVMPWDWRHYAEKIRTRKFDFSETELKPYLQLEKIIAACFDVAGRLFGIRAVEQKGVPAYHPDVRVFEIRDRSDKLVALFLGDYFARSSKRSGAWMSSFQSQHKLPLKNGHIGELPIIYNVCNFAKPAEGKPALLSLDDARTLFHEFGHALHGMLSNVTYPSVSGTGVSRDFVELPSQLYEHWLTVPAILREYAVHYETGAPMPQALLDKVLAARTFNAGFNTVEFTSSALVDMAFHTRGPVEDPMAVQAEVLSEIGMPKSIVMRHATPHFQHVFAGDGYSAGYYSYMWSEVLDADAFSAFEETGHAFDPETAAKLKANIYSVGGSIDPEDAYKAFRGKLPSPDAMLRKKGLAA; from the coding sequence ATGTCTTCCCAAACCGCCGTCAACCCCGCGCTCGTCGAATGGACCGGACATCAGGGCCTGCCGCGTTTCGACGCCGTGAAAGACTCCGATTTTGCGCCTGCGTTTGACGCCGCTCTTGCGGCCCATGACGCGGAGATCGATGCGATCGCTGACAACGGCGAGGCGCCGACCTTTGCCAACACCGTCACCGCGCTCGAAATCGCTGGTGACGAGCTGTCGCGGGTGTCTTCTCTGTTCTGGAACCGGGCGGGGGCGCATACCAACGAGGTCATCCAGGCCCTGGAGCGTGAGATCGCACCGAAGATGTCGCGGCATTATTCGAAGATCGGTATGAATGCTGCGCTTTTCGCCCGCATCGATGCGCTATGGGAAGCGCGCGAGGACCTCGGCCTCACGCTGGAAGAGACCCGCGTGCTGGAACGGCATTGGAAGGGCTTCGTGAAGTCGGGCGCCAAGCTGCCGAAGGCGGAACAGGAGCGGCTTGCGAAGATCAACGAGACGCTGGCAGGCCTCGGCGCGCAGTTCGGGCAGAACGTTCTTGCCGATGAAAAGGGCTGGGCGCTGATCCTCTCCGAAGAGGCCGATCTTGCCGGCCTTCCAGATTTTCTGAGGGATGCGATGGCGGCGGCGGCACGAGAACGTGGCGAAGAGGGCAAATATGCCGTTACCCTTTCGCGCTCGATCATAGAGCCGTTCCTGACGTCGTCCGAGCGTCGCGATCTGCGCGAGCAGGCCTTCAAGGTATGGGTGGCGCGGGGTGCGAATGGCAGCGGGACCGACAATCGCAACATCATCAAGGAAACGCTGGCGCTGAGGGCCGAGAAGGCCAAGCTGCTCGGCTATGGCAATTATGCCGAACTGAAGCTCGACAACACCATGGCCAAGACGCCGGAGGCGGTAAACCAGCTCCTGATGGCGGTTTGGGCAAAGGCGGCGGAACGTGCTCGTGAGGAAGAGGGCGATATTGCCGCATTGATCGCCGAGGAGGGCCGCAATCATGAGGTTATGCCCTGGGACTGGCGGCACTATGCCGAGAAAATCAGGACGCGGAAATTCGATTTTTCGGAAACGGAGCTGAAGCCCTATCTGCAGCTCGAAAAGATCATCGCCGCCTGCTTTGATGTCGCCGGCCGCCTTTTCGGTATCCGCGCCGTCGAGCAGAAGGGTGTTCCAGCCTATCACCCCGATGTCCGGGTCTTCGAGATCCGCGATCGCTCCGACAAGCTGGTGGCGCTGTTCCTCGGTGACTATTTCGCCCGCAGCTCGAAACGCTCCGGCGCCTGGATGAGCTCGTTTCAGTCGCAGCATAAATTGCCGCTGAAGAACGGCCATATCGGCGAACTGCCGATCATCTATAACGTCTGCAATTTCGCCAAGCCCGCCGAAGGCAAACCGGCGTTGCTGTCGCTCGACGACGCGCGAACATTGTTCCACGAATTCGGCCATGCGCTGCATGGCATGCTTTCCAACGTCACCTATCCCTCGGTTTCGGGCACCGGCGTTTCCCGCGATTTCGTTGAATTGCCGTCGCAGCTTTATGAACACTGGCTGACGGTACCGGCGATCCTTAGGGAATATGCCGTGCACTACGAGACCGGCGCGCCGATGCCGCAAGCTCTGCTCGACAAGGTTCTCGCCGCCCGCACCTTCAATGCCGGTTTCAACACTGTCGAATTCACGTCGTCGGCGCTCGTCGATATGGCGTTCCACACCCGCGGTCCCGTCGAAGACCCGATGGCCGTGCAGGCCGAGGTGCTGTCGGAGATCGGCATGCCGAAATCGATCGTCATGCGCCACGCCACACCGCACTTCCAGCACGTCTTTGCCGGTGACGGTTATTCGGCCGGCTATTATTCCTACATGTGGTCGGAGGTGCTGGATGCGGATGCCTTCTCTGCCTTTGA
- the thpR gene encoding RNA 2',3'-cyclic phosphodiesterase: MPRLFTALEIPRNAAMSLSLLRGGLPGARWIDVENYHITLRFIGDVDGRTADEIVERLDRIDRPEFQLRLEGIGSFGSKKPHSVWAGVTQTPDMYALQGEIERICQRIGLPPDPRKFTPHVTLARLKSSRVDDVVHYLSGRGNFHTAPFTVGRFVLLSSRESVGGGPYLTEEIFPLHEARSAFPAMGNSAMQPAKSLV; encoded by the coding sequence ATGCCGAGACTTTTTACCGCCCTCGAAATTCCGCGCAACGCGGCTATGAGCCTTTCGTTGTTGCGCGGCGGTCTTCCCGGAGCCCGGTGGATCGACGTTGAAAATTACCACATTACTCTTCGTTTCATCGGCGATGTCGATGGTCGCACGGCGGATGAAATCGTCGAGCGGTTGGATCGCATCGATCGGCCGGAATTCCAGCTCCGGCTGGAAGGTATCGGCTCCTTCGGCTCGAAGAAACCGCATTCGGTCTGGGCCGGCGTTACGCAGACGCCTGATATGTACGCGCTGCAAGGCGAAATCGAACGCATTTGCCAGCGCATCGGCTTGCCGCCGGACCCGCGCAAGTTCACGCCGCATGTCACCCTCGCGCGGCTGAAGTCTTCGCGTGTCGACGATGTCGTGCATTATCTCTCCGGCCGCGGCAACTTTCACACCGCACCGTTCACCGTAGGGCGCTTCGTGCTGCTGTCATCGCGCGAATCGGTCGGCGGCGGTCCCTATCTCACCGAAGAGATCTTTCCGCTTCACGAGGCTCGTAGCGCTTTTCCCGCCATGGGCAACAGTGCAATGCAGCCAGCCAAGAGCTTGGTGTAG
- a CDS encoding YkvA family protein — protein MDDIKYGEILMPGDEEAQERQEKTVRSKFWPTLRKAARYIPFSRDVVAAFYCALDPQTPTRVRGILLAALGYFVMPIDIIPDFFAVIGYSDDVAVLTLAFGMVKGHIRQEHYDAADRALANEHEAAKTA, from the coding sequence ATGGATGACATCAAGTATGGGGAAATCCTGATGCCTGGTGACGAAGAGGCACAGGAACGGCAGGAGAAGACGGTGCGCAGCAAGTTCTGGCCGACCTTGCGCAAGGCTGCGCGCTATATTCCGTTTTCCCGCGATGTCGTCGCAGCCTTCTATTGCGCGCTCGATCCACAGACGCCGACACGTGTTCGCGGCATTCTGCTGGCCGCGCTCGGCTATTTCGTTATGCCGATCGACATCATCCCGGATTTTTTTGCTGTCATCGGCTATTCGGATGATGTCGCGGTGCTGACGCTCGCGTTCGGCATGGTCAAAGGCCACATCCGCCAGGAGCATTATGACGCCGCCGACCGGGCCTTGGCCAACGAGCACGAGGCCGCAAAGACGGCTTAA
- a CDS encoding LysE family translocator — protein sequence MTQSLIVGAFLAALFYVLIPGPAFLALLGIGAGQGRKAGAFFMCGHLVGDIIWSSLALVAIVGAKTIGTVVFDVLGLLCGFYLAWIGWSAFTAKPKKDGKALLNVDRPFRRGLIFGVTNPKGYPVALATFTALVAGSAGALTFSALPLLLAISLVGFITADIILIGIIGAGAVRRFYRAHERLIVRCSGVLFMGFAAQALWHATPGLLGWRKA from the coding sequence ATGACACAATCACTTATCGTCGGCGCCTTCCTGGCGGCGCTGTTCTATGTGCTCATTCCCGGCCCGGCTTTCCTGGCGCTGCTCGGCATCGGTGCGGGGCAGGGGCGCAAGGCCGGTGCTTTCTTCATGTGCGGTCATTTGGTCGGGGACATCATTTGGTCATCGCTCGCGTTGGTTGCAATCGTCGGCGCGAAAACTATCGGCACCGTCGTGTTCGACGTGCTCGGCTTACTCTGTGGTTTCTATCTCGCCTGGATCGGCTGGAGTGCTTTCACCGCCAAGCCGAAGAAGGATGGCAAGGCGTTGCTTAATGTCGACCGCCCCTTCCGACGTGGCCTGATCTTCGGCGTCACCAATCCGAAAGGATATCCCGTGGCGCTGGCGACGTTTACCGCGCTGGTGGCGGGTTCGGCCGGTGCATTGACGTTTAGCGCGCTGCCGCTGTTGCTCGCCATTTCATTAGTCGGCTTCATCACCGCCGATATCATCCTTATCGGCATTATCGGCGCGGGCGCGGTCCGGCGTTTCTATAGAGCTCACGAGCGACTGATTGTGCGCTGCTCTGGGGTGCTGTTTATGGGCTTTGCGGCGCAGGCGCTATGGCATGCGACGCCCGGCTTGCTCGGTTGGCGTAAAGCCTGA
- a CDS encoding invasion associated locus B family protein, which yields MFVKSFAIALSLVLAGTGIASAQTKTKKQAAPAPQAQAAAPAAPTRIQQFDAWGAYSYQSGAGKVCYVLSVPTAKLPASGIDHGDNFFIVSQRPGQNISYEPQAMMGYPLKENSKVDVVIDNKTFVMFTKDKAAWVENAAQEPALVAALKSGHSLKVTATSKKGTGTSYTYSLKGVTAALKQIESCK from the coding sequence ATGTTTGTAAAAAGCTTCGCAATCGCCCTCTCGCTCGTTCTGGCTGGTACCGGCATCGCATCCGCGCAGACCAAGACCAAGAAGCAGGCAGCGCCCGCACCGCAGGCGCAGGCGGCGGCACCGGCGGCTCCGACGCGCATCCAGCAGTTCGATGCCTGGGGCGCCTATTCCTACCAGTCCGGGGCCGGCAAGGTCTGCTACGTTCTCTCCGTGCCGACAGCCAAGTTGCCGGCCTCCGGTATCGATCATGGCGACAACTTCTTCATCGTTTCCCAGCGTCCGGGTCAGAACATCTCCTACGAACCGCAGGCGATGATGGGCTATCCGCTCAAGGAGAATTCCAAGGTCGACGTGGTCATCGACAACAAGACCTTCGTGATGTTCACCAAGGACAAGGCCGCTTGGGTCGAGAATGCCGCACAGGAGCCGGCGCTGGTCGCAGCGCTCAAGTCGGGCCATTCGCTGAAGGTCACCGCGACCTCGAAGAAGGGCACCGGCACCTCCTACACCTACTCGCTGAAGGGCGTTACCGCTGCCCTGAAGCAAATCGAAAGCTGCAAGTAA
- a CDS encoding low molecular weight protein-tyrosine-phosphatase, with protein MDRHRILFVCAGNICRSPLAEGIFRHLAAEARRSSEFEIDSAGTGGWHQGERPDRRSIAAAADHGVDISGQRARRIEVADFDRFDLILAMDQDNLKNLRKIAPADALGKLYLFNAFTLGSNKDIPDPYYGGHEDFEAVYTKLLAGCIALLPMAGKALRAS; from the coding sequence ATGGACCGTCACAGGATTCTTTTTGTTTGCGCTGGCAATATCTGCCGTTCACCGCTCGCTGAAGGCATCTTCCGGCATCTTGCCGCTGAAGCCCGCCGCAGCTCCGAGTTCGAGATCGATTCGGCCGGCACCGGCGGCTGGCATCAGGGCGAAAGGCCGGACCGCCGCTCCATAGCCGCCGCCGCAGATCATGGCGTCGACATTTCCGGCCAACGCGCTCGCCGTATCGAAGTCGCCGACTTCGATCGGTTCGACCTGATCCTGGCAATGGATCAAGACAATTTGAAGAATTTGCGCAAAATCGCGCCTGCCGATGCGCTCGGCAAGCTCTACCTCTTCAACGCCTTCACGCTTGGCAGCAACAAAGACATTCCCGACCCCTACTACGGAGGCCATGAGGATTTCGAAGCGGTCTACACCAAGCTCTTGGCTGGCTGCATTGCACTGTTGCCCATGGCGGGAAAAGCGCTACGAGCCTCGTGA
- a CDS encoding arylesterase translates to MSFKVAAFHFAVIAFGLLFGAVDAADARTIQLVGLGDSLMAGFQLPPGDGFPAKLEAALKAKGLDVAIADAGVSGDTSSAGLSRVDWSVPDGTDGVILELGANDALRGIPPEQTEKNLEAIISRLKERNIPVLLAGMLAPPNMGPDFAVKFNAMYKRLADKYQLTLYPFFLDGVATHADLQLKDGMHPNPQGVDVMVQRFQPVATSFIGTIAAGAK, encoded by the coding sequence ATGAGTTTTAAAGTTGCCGCGTTTCACTTCGCTGTCATTGCTTTCGGTCTTTTGTTTGGCGCTGTCGATGCAGCCGATGCTCGGACGATCCAATTGGTCGGCCTCGGTGACAGCCTGATGGCCGGTTTCCAGCTACCGCCGGGCGACGGATTTCCCGCCAAGCTCGAGGCGGCGCTGAAGGCCAAGGGGCTGGATGTGGCGATTGCCGATGCCGGTGTGTCCGGCGACACCAGCTCTGCCGGCTTGTCGCGCGTCGACTGGTCGGTGCCGGATGGAACCGACGGCGTTATCCTCGAGCTCGGCGCCAACGACGCATTGCGCGGCATTCCGCCCGAACAAACGGAAAAGAACCTTGAGGCCATCATCAGCCGGCTGAAGGAGCGTAACATTCCCGTCCTGCTCGCCGGCATGCTGGCGCCGCCGAATATGGGTCCGGATTTTGCAGTGAAATTCAACGCGATGTACAAGCGACTTGCCGACAAGTACCAACTCACGCTCTATCCATTTTTTCTCGATGGCGTTGCCACGCATGCGGACTTACAGTTGAAGGACGGTATGCATCCGAACCCGCAGGGTGTCGATGTCATGGTGCAGCGCTTCCAGCCCGTGGCGACGAGTTTCATAGGGACGATTGCCGCAGGCGCGAAATAG